CTTGCAGCAATCGCAGGTGTATTCAAAGCCTTTATCGATCGCACCTACTACCCCGTTCTCGGCAAAGCCAATGGCCGACCGTACGCAGCGATGATCTGCGCCGGGAGTGATGGAGAGAACGCCTTGCGTCAACTTGATCGCGTCGCCAAAGGATGGCGCCTGAAGATGATTGCACCTGGCACCATCGTTTGCACGCACGCCCAGACACCAGAGCGAATCTATGCCACCAAGAAGATCGGACCAGAAGACCTCGCCCGCTGTGCCGAAATCGGTCAAGCGATGGCGGAGGGCCTCTCGCTCGGAGTCTTCTAATTTCAATGTTGGTGAGGTTCCACGGTGACATCGTTCACTGGCGTTCCACCCACCTTCTCTCGCCTCAGACGCCCCAATCATCGAATGACGACTTGGCGTCTGTGGCCTGCAAGTCGCTTCTCGGCCCAGGCAATGCGAGCGGCCTCGGGTATTTCCTCGCCACATCCGTCACTACCGCCTTCATCC
Above is a genomic segment from Cutaneotrichosporon cavernicola HIS019 DNA, chromosome: 1 containing:
- a CDS encoding uncharacterized protein (NADPH-dependent FMN reductase), which gives rise to MTDGTRQMAQAAYEAAQDAEGVHTRLLRAEDAGPDDLLNASGYIFATPENLAAIAGVFKAFIDRTYYPVLGKANGRPYAAMICAGSDGENALRQLDRVAKGWRLKMIAPGTIVCTHAQTPERIYATKKIGPEDLARCAEIGQAMAEGLSLGVF